GCGCCGCCCGCTCGTCGAAGCGCCCCTGCCGCAGGAAGGTCGCCCCGTCGCGCACCGCGCCGATTTTGTGCAGGGCCCCATTGGGGCCGGTCTCCAGGTCGAGCAGGAGGGCGCGGGACAGGAAGTCGTTGAGCCGTGGGTCCACGCCGTGATTATGCAAGAAAGGGCAGCGGTGCGCGTAGGCACCCGGCGTGCGGCTCGGATAGAATCCACACCATGCTGCTTTCCGTCAAACACCGCTTCCTCTTCGTCCATATCGCCAAGACCGGCGGCACCAGCGTGCGCGCCGCCCTGGAGCGGCGGCGCTGGGCCGACCCCTGGTACTGGCCGATGTTCCTGTGCAGCCGCTTCAGTCACCTGAGCGGTCACCGTCTCGGGAGCAAGTTCCCGCGCCACGCCAAGGTCGTGGCCGCGAAGGAGATGCTGCCCAAGGAGTTCTTCGATGAACTCTTCAAGTTCGCCTTTGTGCGCAACCCCTGGGACCTGCAGGTCAGCTCCTTCCACCACATCCGCCGGGAGCGGCCCCGGTTACTGGACGGGCATGAGACCTTCGCGGACTTCCTGCGCTGGAAGCTGGACCCGCAACGCCCCTACCAGTACCACCTGGATACCTCCATCGAGTGGCAGAGCGACTATCTGATCGACCTGCACGGCAACCTGGCAGTCGACTTCATCGGCCGTTACGAGCACCTGCACGCCGATTTTGCGACCGCCTGCGCCCGCATCGGCATCCCTGCCCCCACCCTGCCCCACGCCCGCCAGGCAACCGACAGGTCCAACGACTACCGCAGCTACTACACCGACGAGACCGCCGACCTGATCGCCCGCCACTTCCAGCGCGATATCCAGATGCTCGGCTACACCTTCGACCCCCAAGCCTGAACGCAACCCGCCAGTCCCCCTTCATCCCTCATCCTTGAACTCATCAATCCCGCGCCACC
The DNA window shown above is from Candidatus Thiodictyon syntrophicum and carries:
- a CDS encoding sulfotransferase family 2 domain-containing protein, giving the protein MLLSVKHRFLFVHIAKTGGTSVRAALERRRWADPWYWPMFLCSRFSHLSGHRLGSKFPRHAKVVAAKEMLPKEFFDELFKFAFVRNPWDLQVSSFHHIRRERPRLLDGHETFADFLRWKLDPQRPYQYHLDTSIEWQSDYLIDLHGNLAVDFIGRYEHLHADFATACARIGIPAPTLPHARQATDRSNDYRSYYTDETADLIARHFQRDIQMLGYTFDPQA